TTGGTTGGGGCTCTCAGAAGAGAGACGCTGGGCAGGGCGTCGAGCGCCACCATTGATTGTTGTTATTGTAAGCTAGCCATTTCAAGTTCTGCAACAAACTCTGTCAACAGAGCAGCGGGTTCAATCAAGTCCAAAATCAAACGGGTACTTTTTTAAGAGAAGTGCTTGCGGTATATATTCTGCCATGGAAGCAGACTAATCTGATAAATACAGGCCCTTTCTATAGGTCCAGATAGATTCACACTCAGCTACTAGATAGAGATGTTAGGTTTATGATTTATGTACCTTCTGAGAGTGGGCCAATATGTCTACCGACTGGTAAATTTGGCCATCGGGTGTTGCTTGAGCAACTTTCATGACTGAATTGAACACTATACTGGCCTTGTTCAAAGCTTGGCAGAAATACATGTTATCGTTGATCACACAGGGGCTGGCGTGTCTGACAATCGTCTCCCATGTTCGCTTGGTGATTTCATTTCCAAGTACCTGATATAACATCGCACACAAAAGAAGTAGCACGATTTGATATTGAACAATGCTTAGAATAACGTGAActggaaaaaagggaaattagCAATGCTCGAAGAGTAAGAGTCACTTTGTTTCTTAGAAAGGTACATCCACTTCGTACAGCTGGAGGAAATCTTGAACAATGTTGATTCCTCTCGAAGTCATGCACTTGTGCAGAGCGCTGTCTTTGGCTATTTTCTGCAAACACCATACTTCGTCGCTCAGTGATTGTGGATAGTGCTTCTTGTTCACTGCATAGAGCGCCGTATTTGGCTATTTTATCGAAACGCCATTCTTCATCGCTCAAAAATGGACAGTGGTGCTTCTTGTTCACTGCACATAACAGAGGAAACTTGTCAATCTTTAAGTATTTTTAAGATCCACAAATATTATCAATGAcaaatccaactcaactaaGGATTGTAATTTCCAAACCTGAGTCTGGAAGTTCCTCTATCTTCGTACACCCTAATAAATCCAACCACCTAAGTTTCACTAGCTCTCCAATCAAGTATGGCAGTTTGCTAATCTGCCTATGTGATACATCAAAGGTCAACAATGACGGCAAATTACCAAATCTCTTTGAAAGTTCATGTAGGGTATTAGGCATGACAATCTCTGCCAAAGCTTGTAGATATCCTATCTCTCCAGGTAACTCTTGAAAAGAGTCACATCCCTTTAGGTTCAATGTAGTTAGGAGCTTTAATTTACCAATGGATGGGTCAATTTCAATTAAGTTGTGACAACCTTCAAGAGTCAATCTCCCCAAGGACACCAACATAGATAAATCAGGTGTTCTCATTAAGTATTTGCAATTGTTGAGATCTAGTACTTCTAGTTTACTTGCCACTTGCAAAACAAAATATATACTAAGAAATTATTTGcaggaaaaaaataacaacaagGAATGAAACATGTATGCAAGGAGTGAGATTCGTACTATATTATGATTTGATTCCAGCCAATCCATTTCTCTGAAACATCGCTATGTGAAAGGTCAAGAACGACTAAATTAGTCAGATGAAAGTTTGTTGCCACAAACTCTTAACGGCACCATCGCTACATGTAGCAGCAGCAGGCATAACATTCAAGCAAAGTTGCTAGAGGAAGTGTCTTATCTTGAGGAGAGTCAACTCCTTGTGCTAACTTCCAAATTATACCATCAATAGTATGAGAGCTTGAGGATCTAGGCTTTAGTagatgtttctttcttttctgcatGGTAAAGTGGTAGAGACTATACTGAAGAACAACCAATCCTGTTCCAGGGCCAAATCATTTGGTCATCGGAACTTCTCGATCTTATGTGATTTCTCAACACCAGTCACTGCTCCTCCTGCCGCATGCTGTCTTTGATGGGGTTTAAGTTCCAAGTCTTAGTATCCGCATCAATTAGAGACTCCATTCTTAATTCCTTTATCACCTGAGTCAGATTGAAGGATGCAGCATCAAGTCTCAACTCTCCTTCACCAACCTATCCTCCCCAACTTTGACTGATTTCCCATTAGCAATTTATTATAACATGCCTTCCTTAATTAGATCTCTTCTTCCAAAACTCTACTCCATCCCCAAGACATTCTGCCACCTCTTCTAACTTCCATGAAGCTACAAAGGGTAGAGCGCTTCAAATATTTGCACCCAAAATTCCGAGGGGTTGCTTGGATTCTCCAAGCAAGCTTAGCAAGGAGGGTTCTGTCAAACTGTGATAAACTTAAACCTCATTCTAACTTTGCTTCAGTTAAGCTTTCCCAACCAAAAATTGGCTATATCTGCATCCACTTCTTCATGCCACTTCTTTCAAAACTTGAAATAAGACATGGAGTAAGTTTGCACAGCATAAGCCACTGTTTTTACCTGATCTCCCTA
The nucleotide sequence above comes from Eucalyptus grandis isolate ANBG69807.140 chromosome 2, ASM1654582v1, whole genome shotgun sequence. Encoded proteins:
- the LOC104430208 gene encoding uncharacterized protein LOC104430208 isoform X6 is translated as MDWLESNHNIVASKLEVLDLNNCKYLMRTPDLSMLVSLGRLTLEGCHNLIEIDPSIGKLKLLTTLNLKGCDSFQELPGEIGYLQALAEIVMPNTLHELSKRFGNLPSLLTFDVSHRQISKLPYLIGELVKLRWLDLLGCTKIEELPDSVNKKHHCPFLSDEEWRFDKIAKYGALCSEQEALSTITERRSMVFAENSQRQRSAQVHDFERNQHCSRFPPAVLGNEITKRTWETIVRHASPCVINDNMYFCQALNKASIVFNSVMKVAQATPDGQIYQSVDILAHSQKSLLQNLKWLAYNNNNQWWRSTPCPASLF
- the LOC104430208 gene encoding uncharacterized protein LOC104430208 isoform X5 → MDWLESNHNIVASKLEVLDLNNCKYLMRTPDLSMLVSLGRLTLEGCHNLIEIDPSIGKLKLLTTLNLKGCDSFQELPGEIGYLQALAEIVMPNTLHELSKRFGNLPSLLTFDVSHRQISKLPYLIGELVKLRWLDLLGCTKIEELPDSVNKKHHCPFLSDEEWRFDKIAKYGALCSEQEALSTITERRSMVFAENSQRQRSAQVHDFERNQHCSRFPPAVRSGCTFLRNKVLGNEITKRTWETIVRHASPCVINDNMYFCQALNKASIVFNSVMKVAQATPDGQIYQSVDILAHSQKNLKWLAYNNNNQWWRSTPCPASLF
- the LOC104430208 gene encoding uncharacterized protein LOC104430208 isoform X4, translating into MDWLESNHNIVASKLEVLDLNNCKYLMRTPDLSMLVSLGRLTLEGCHNLIEIDPSIGKLKLLTTLNLKGCDSFQELPGEIGYLQALAEIVMPNTLHELSKRFGNLPSLLTFDVSHRQISKLPYLIGELVKLRWLDLLGCTKIEELPDSVNKKHHCPFLSDEEWRFDKIAKYGALCSEQEALSTITERRSMVFAENSQRQRSAQVHDFERNQHCSRFPPAVRSGCTFLRNKVLGNEITKRTWETIVRHASPCVINDNMYFCQALNKASIVFNSVMKVAQATPDGQIYQSVDILAHSQKSLLQNLKWLAYNNNNQWWRSTPCPASLF